The Staphylothermus marinus F1 genome has a segment encoding these proteins:
- a CDS encoding Na+/H+ antiporter subunit E, with protein sequence MNKVKAIIGLIIPLIIIYLVYTGSYSLFELLLGIIVAILVAYLFGDAVVRNAEKIYSPIRWFWGLVYAILYFTIIEAKAHWEVIKLIFKPSNVKPAIVRIPYSVETDYAVTTIANSITNTPGTITVDVDENNKYLYVHWIRAVDLTDEGAREHISRVFEKYAKKIFD encoded by the coding sequence GTGAATAAAGTGAAAGCGATTATAGGGTTAATTATTCCTTTGATAATTATTTATCTAGTCTATACTGGATCATATAGTTTGTTCGAGTTATTATTGGGAATAATTGTTGCTATACTTGTAGCTTACCTATTTGGTGATGCTGTAGTAAGGAATGCTGAGAAGATATATAGTCCTATTAGATGGTTTTGGGGCTTAGTCTACGCAATACTGTACTTTACCATAATAGAAGCGAAAGCTCACTGGGAGGTTATCAAATTAATATTTAAACCATCAAATGTTAAGCCGGCAATTGTGAGAATACCGTATAGTGTAGAAACAGACTATGCAGTTACAACTATAGCTAATTCAATAACAAATACACCTGGAACAATTACTGTCGACGTTGATGAGAACAATAAATACCTCTATGTTCACTGGATAAGAGCGGTTGATTTAACAGATGAGGGGGCACGGGAGCATATATCTCGTGTTTTCGAGAAATACGCTAAGAAAATATTTGATTAG
- a CDS encoding complex I subunit 1 family protein, translating into MMWVDLGNYILQSLLYPGLLFIIIMIIFTQWIYRKVTGRVQYRRGPTYVGPFGLLQPFADFMKLLLKEDVVSRYSAKIAPVIVAALGVGAITALTLMTPLAYDPVHAPFDIIVFFYLALWTSLSIMFLGLATPNPYTSLGVGRYMALLVSAEPAYVSSFLVPVIIASKIDPSIEYSLYGSSLISYQLWTSNVFSFIAMLIAAIAGFLAMMGILEIKPFDFPEAEGEIYWGVFTEYGGPRLALAFFILFAERIVIPIIYVLLFLGGSWPIDISTNYLGGLLVIFAKFIVVFILLSVIDNVMPRFTPAQGVRFLWKYPLILAIAALIIALLI; encoded by the coding sequence ATGATGTGGGTAGATCTAGGTAACTATATTTTACAATCTCTATTGTATCCCGGTTTATTATTCATAATAATAATGATAATATTCACACAGTGGATCTATAGAAAGGTTACTGGTAGAGTACAGTATAGGAGGGGACCAACATATGTTGGACCATTTGGTTTATTACAACCATTTGCTGATTTCATGAAGTTGTTGCTTAAGGAAGATGTTGTATCGAGGTATTCGGCGAAGATAGCTCCCGTTATTGTTGCTGCTCTAGGTGTTGGTGCAATAACTGCACTAACATTGATGACACCGTTAGCATATGATCCTGTTCACGCACCATTTGATATCATAGTATTCTTCTACTTGGCTTTATGGACTAGTTTATCAATAATGTTTCTAGGATTAGCGACGCCTAACCCATATACGAGTCTTGGTGTTGGCAGGTATATGGCTTTGCTGGTTAGTGCTGAGCCTGCTTATGTTAGTAGTTTCTTGGTACCAGTAATTATTGCTTCAAAAATAGATCCGAGCATAGAATATAGTTTGTATGGATCATCACTAATATCTTATCAGTTATGGACCAGTAATGTATTCTCCTTTATAGCGATGCTAATTGCGGCGATCGCAGGTTTTCTCGCAATGATGGGGATATTGGAGATTAAACCTTTCGATTTTCCAGAAGCTGAGGGCGAAATATATTGGGGTGTATTCACAGAGTATGGTGGGCCTAGGCTTGCATTAGCATTCTTTATATTATTTGCTGAGAGAATAGTTATTCCAATAATATATGTTTTGCTATTCCTAGGTGGTTCATGGCCTATTGATATCTCAACAAATTATTTAGGAGGCTTATTAGTGATCTTTGCTAAGTTCATAGTGGTATTCATATTATTATCTGTAATAGACAATGTTATGCCAAGGTTTACACCTGCTCAAGGAGTTAGGTTTCTATGGAAATACCCATTAATACTTGCTATTGCTGCACTAATTATAGCGTTGTTAATATAG
- a CDS encoding SLC13 family permease produces the protein MYSILVLLLLTLMIILVAIGKPGREYIGLILIITLLVTRTISIKEFVSYVNWDVLGLIIGMSMFSILLEESGIIELVSTHILRKTMSPQNILFLLTLTAGLISIALENVTVVLLFAPIAFNIARKLGINPTYMIIGIALASNMAGSATMIGDPPAIIVAGHYDLSFTDFIIHNGKPSMFFITLIPMIISTYIYTILSTHEIVEPRTNINQTNKNNWEKPNNIIKDKFFLVEALVFLSIKITLLSIREIIKLPLTLIAVIGVGGLIATRILLHQDTESAKKSIREGFDWKLLVFLIGVFALSGAFAKHGLANKFAEALLEISGENIFIITGILIWLSVVFSAVIDNTPYVTTMIPVIDNIAENLGVEPLRIAWALLLGATLGGGITYIGASANLVAVRLLENKGYKITFTDFIKKSLPFNISNLLIGWLLYIIFWIVWF, from the coding sequence GTGTATAGCATACTAGTATTATTACTGCTCACATTAATGATTATATTGGTAGCGATAGGTAAACCCGGCAGAGAATATATCGGATTAATATTGATAATAACACTTCTAGTAACAAGGACGATAAGCATCAAAGAATTCGTATCATATGTGAACTGGGATGTTCTAGGCTTAATTATTGGAATGAGCATGTTCTCAATACTTCTAGAAGAATCAGGAATCATAGAATTAGTCTCAACACACATACTTAGAAAAACAATGTCTCCCCAAAACATATTATTCCTACTAACTCTAACAGCAGGGCTCATAAGTATAGCATTAGAAAACGTTACAGTAGTATTATTATTTGCACCAATAGCATTCAATATAGCGAGAAAACTTGGAATAAACCCAACATACATGATCATAGGTATAGCTCTAGCATCAAATATGGCTGGTTCAGCAACAATGATTGGGGATCCACCAGCAATAATAGTAGCGGGCCACTATGATTTATCGTTCACAGACTTCATAATACACAATGGTAAACCATCCATGTTCTTTATAACACTTATACCAATGATAATATCAACATATATATACACTATTTTATCGACACACGAGATAGTAGAGCCAAGAACCAATATAAACCAAACAAACAAAAACAACTGGGAAAAACCAAACAATATTATAAAAGACAAATTCTTCCTAGTAGAAGCACTAGTATTCCTATCAATAAAAATAACATTACTCAGCATTAGAGAAATAATAAAACTCCCACTAACGCTCATAGCAGTAATCGGTGTAGGAGGATTAATAGCAACAAGAATACTTCTACACCAAGACACTGAATCAGCAAAGAAAAGTATAAGAGAAGGATTTGACTGGAAACTCCTCGTATTTCTAATAGGAGTATTTGCTCTCAGCGGCGCATTTGCCAAACATGGGTTGGCAAATAAATTTGCAGAGGCATTGCTTGAAATCAGTGGAGAAAACATATTCATAATAACAGGTATACTCATATGGTTATCGGTAGTATTTTCAGCAGTAATAGATAATACACCATACGTAACCACAATGATTCCAGTAATAGATAATATTGCTGAAAACCTAGGTGTAGAACCACTAAGAATCGCGTGGGCACTCCTACTAGGAGCAACACTGGGGGGCGGAATAACATATATTGGGGCATCAGCAAACCTAGTAGCAGTTAGACTACTAGAAAACAAGGGCTACAAAATCACATTCACAGACTTCATAAAGAAAAGCCTACCATTCAACATATCCAACCTACTAATAGGATGGCTACTATACATTATTTTTTGGATAGTATGGTTCTAA
- a CDS encoding cation:proton antiporter, whose amino-acid sequence MEGFIDLVLALFLAFSIGRLLEEGFSRLGVPSVLGDLSVGIVFGASLLGWYPVNDVVKAFSVFGVFLLLFYAGLETRYSEFMRSLPVYGIITLGEVLAAFSLGYIIGISFGYPPKSAYFVGTVLVATSVSVSVKSLVEIKKLHTLEGYTVMGIAVLDDLAALITIVVGASLVKTGTINFETVSEILLIAISAWLIIVVLLHRYGSYISRLASHLHTDESILVSILATVLGLTLLSQYINLSPLVIAYAAGLGFSEAWGSKVAAEKVRLLAVLFSPLFFITTTAEIDLKTAIVPQYIPFYTTMIIAAFIGKLLGGGLTSFLVGYPAWASFRIGVGLFPRAEFCIIAAYMGYTYHVIGADVYLAALLIIVATNFLTPPILKYVYSHGPQYDPLKFKPKIVLVMEKLMRKTTKTR is encoded by the coding sequence GTGGAGGGTTTTATTGATCTTGTTTTGGCTTTGTTTTTGGCTTTCAGTATTGGTCGTTTGTTAGAGGAGGGTTTTTCTCGTTTGGGTGTTCCTTCTGTTTTGGGTGATTTGAGTGTCGGTATTGTTTTTGGTGCTAGTTTATTGGGTTGGTATCCTGTTAATGATGTTGTCAAGGCTTTTTCTGTTTTTGGCGTGTTTTTGCTTTTATTTTATGCTGGGCTTGAGACTAGGTATTCTGAGTTTATGCGTAGTTTGCCTGTTTATGGTATTATTACGTTGGGCGAGGTATTAGCTGCTTTCAGTCTTGGATACATTATAGGTATCTCGTTTGGTTATCCTCCTAAATCCGCTTATTTTGTTGGAACAGTTCTCGTAGCTACTAGTGTTAGCGTATCTGTTAAGTCTCTCGTTGAGATAAAAAAGCTTCATACCTTGGAAGGATACACTGTTATGGGGATAGCTGTCTTAGATGATTTAGCAGCGCTCATAACAATTGTTGTGGGTGCATCCCTAGTAAAAACAGGCACTATTAATTTCGAAACAGTATCCGAGATATTATTAATAGCTATATCTGCATGGCTCATAATCGTAGTACTCCTACACAGATATGGAAGCTACATATCTAGACTAGCCAGCCACCTACACACAGATGAATCCATCCTAGTCTCCATTTTAGCAACGGTACTTGGATTAACACTGTTATCACAATACATCAACTTATCACCACTAGTAATAGCATACGCTGCAGGACTAGGATTCTCAGAGGCATGGGGCTCAAAAGTAGCAGCTGAAAAAGTTAGGTTACTAGCAGTACTATTTTCACCACTATTCTTCATAACAACTACTGCAGAAATAGACTTGAAAACAGCAATCGTACCACAATACATACCATTCTATACAACAATGATCATAGCAGCCTTCATAGGCAAATTACTAGGGGGTGGTCTGACATCTTTCCTAGTAGGCTACCCAGCATGGGCCTCGTTCAGGATAGGAGTAGGATTGTTTCCAAGAGCAGAATTCTGCATCATAGCAGCATACATGGGCTATACATACCATGTTATTGGAGCAGATGTATATTTAGCAGCACTACTAATAATAGTAGCAACCAACTTTTTAACTCCGCCAATACTAAAATATGTTTACTCGCATGGACCACAATATGATCCATTAAAATTTAAGCCTAAAATAGTATTAGTCATGGAGAAATTAATGAGAAAAACAACGAAGACAAGGTGA
- a CDS encoding DUF6062 family protein, with protein sequence MLFGKKEKRNPRDLFYVELSSSLEKPGCPICGIVEKVEYDLIFDILYEHVNDPDTRSKFRESLGLCGYHAWLLYKYSYGDPLIGEPGPAIIYQDMLETYYEMLEKKGIVNPAKFSGKCFLCKDLVEYNRIFVEKFAEKIIETDLLQEYEANTYSILCMHHFRDVYMELLKKRKDLAEKLREIQLHKISKLLDIMKKFINKFDYRVKEQPTSIEATSTKLAIQALKGTPTTTRIYNCKTNPNT encoded by the coding sequence GTGTTGTTTGGGAAGAAGGAGAAAAGGAATCCTAGGGATTTATTCTATGTGGAGTTATCATCTAGTCTTGAAAAGCCTGGTTGCCCTATTTGTGGTATTGTTGAGAAGGTTGAATACGATCTGATATTTGATATTCTATATGAACATGTAAATGATCCTGATACAAGGAGTAAGTTTAGGGAGAGTTTGGGGTTGTGTGGTTATCATGCATGGCTTTTGTACAAGTATTCATACGGAGATCCCCTTATAGGTGAGCCTGGTCCTGCTATTATTTATCAGGATATGCTTGAGACATATTATGAGATGCTTGAGAAGAAAGGCATAGTTAACCCTGCCAAGTTTTCTGGGAAGTGTTTTCTATGCAAGGATCTAGTGGAGTATAATCGTATTTTTGTTGAGAAGTTTGCGGAGAAAATTATTGAGACCGATCTTCTCCAAGAATACGAGGCTAACACCTATAGTATTTTATGTATGCATCATTTTAGAGACGTATATATGGAGTTGTTGAAGAAGAGAAAAGATCTTGCTGAGAAACTCAGGGAAATACAGCTACATAAGATTAGCAAGCTCTTAGACATAATGAAGAAGTTTATAAATAAATTCGATTATAGAGTAAAAGAGCAACCCACAAGTATCGAGGCAACATCTACAAAGCTAGCAATCCAAGCCTTAAAAGGAACCCCTACCACAACACGCATCTACAACTGCAAAACAAACCCAAACACCTAA
- a CDS encoding ACR family transporter — protein MNIRNVQKNLANNIPLHSTLAIASGLVTGYYLNLSKLSGLIIPAVFIMIYPMVVNLSLNNIKKIKSTVKPLVEAMILNFLIAPGLMFLLTTIVPVSIYMKISLLLLSIAPASSMGLGYLGLSGGDILAGATIVALAFILSLIVYPIAGYYFASGTPLSKSHRA, from the coding sequence ATGAATATAAGAAATGTACAGAAGAACTTAGCCAACAATATCCCACTGCATTCAACTCTAGCAATAGCCTCGGGATTGGTTACAGGATATTATCTTAACCTATCAAAATTATCTGGACTTATTATCCCAGCAGTATTCATAATGATTTATCCAATGGTGGTTAACTTATCACTTAACAATATCAAGAAGATTAAAAGCACAGTAAAGCCATTAGTAGAAGCAATGATACTTAACTTCCTAATAGCGCCAGGTTTAATGTTCTTATTGACAACAATAGTTCCTGTCTCGATCTATATGAAAATATCACTACTACTCTTATCTATTGCCCCAGCATCCAGCATGGGCCTGGGCTATCTCGGATTATCGGGCGGAGACATATTAGCAGGAGCAACAATAGTAGCACTAGCATTTATTCTATCATTAATAGTGTATCCAATAGCAGGATACTATTTCGCTTCAGGAACCCCCCTCTCCAAGTCTCACCGGGCTTAA
- a CDS encoding radical SAM/SPASM domain-containing protein produces MNNESQDNSKSDQRGGVGALLAGLRTLFDNPISRVFLRTATIESECKYNGRKVAAPIIYHALSMYAGEPVSSCTVTARFIGSIVNTIMKLGIKLLKGREEEVIEALKDPALRRGVSLILKGLGLYGVTVPQELPAPFLIVWNFTNMCNLRCKHCYQRADKPLPNELSLKEKLMVVDQLDRAGVAAIALSGGEPTIHPHFRRILYEIASRGMYAAVATNGWVFADIEKLREAKKLGLRYVEVSVDSADPKKHDWFRGVQGSWERAVKALENAVKLGINHAMAITITKMNINEVEDILDLAESIGVKRVVFFNFVPVGRGKDNIWLDLDPLEREEFLRTIYKEMSRRKMEIVSTAPQYGRVSLQLSGGRDVAPTHFYVGEDPIVKAVAEFVGGCGAGRIYAGIQPDGTLIPCVFLPIPVGNLRERTFWDLWINAPLFKLLRDRSKLQGACAVCPYKNICGGCRARAYAYFNDPMAPDPGCLYNIKYWNKLIEENKTASRIKIQVKKKH; encoded by the coding sequence ATGAATAATGAATCACAAGATAATTCTAAATCTGATCAGAGAGGCGGTGTTGGAGCATTACTAGCAGGGCTTAGAACTCTCTTCGATAACCCTATATCAAGAGTATTCTTGAGAACAGCCACTATAGAGTCGGAGTGCAAGTACAATGGTAGAAAAGTTGCGGCGCCAATAATATATCATGCATTATCAATGTATGCAGGTGAACCAGTTAGTTCCTGTACAGTAACAGCTAGGTTTATTGGATCAATTGTTAACACTATTATGAAGCTTGGTATAAAACTGTTAAAGGGTAGAGAAGAGGAAGTTATTGAGGCATTAAAGGATCCAGCGCTTAGACGCGGGGTTTCACTAATCTTAAAGGGGCTGGGTCTTTACGGAGTAACTGTTCCCCAAGAACTTCCCGCACCATTCCTCATAGTATGGAACTTTACTAACATGTGTAACCTAAGATGTAAGCATTGTTATCAAAGAGCAGATAAGCCATTGCCCAATGAGCTCTCTTTGAAGGAGAAGCTTATGGTTGTTGATCAGCTTGATCGCGCTGGTGTTGCAGCAATAGCGTTGAGCGGTGGGGAACCCACTATTCATCCACATTTTCGCAGAATCCTATATGAGATAGCTTCGAGAGGAATGTATGCAGCTGTAGCAACTAATGGCTGGGTATTTGCTGATATAGAGAAGTTGAGGGAAGCGAAGAAGCTTGGGCTTAGATATGTAGAGGTATCAGTTGATAGTGCTGATCCTAAGAAGCATGATTGGTTTAGAGGTGTTCAAGGATCATGGGAGAGAGCTGTGAAGGCTTTAGAAAATGCTGTTAAGCTGGGCATAAACCATGCAATGGCTATAACTATTACTAAGATGAATATTAATGAAGTAGAGGATATACTTGATCTAGCTGAGTCCATAGGTGTTAAGAGAGTAGTGTTCTTCAATTTCGTGCCTGTTGGTAGAGGGAAGGATAATATATGGTTAGACCTTGATCCTTTGGAAAGAGAAGAATTTCTTAGAACAATATATAAGGAGATGAGCAGGCGTAAAATGGAGATTGTCAGCACAGCACCACAGTATGGAAGAGTATCTCTACAATTAAGTGGTGGCAGAGATGTTGCTCCAACACATTTCTATGTTGGAGAAGATCCTATAGTTAAAGCGGTTGCGGAATTTGTTGGCGGATGTGGTGCTGGGAGAATATATGCTGGTATACAGCCTGATGGAACACTTATACCCTGTGTATTCCTTCCCATACCAGTAGGGAATCTGCGTGAGAGAACATTCTGGGATCTATGGATTAATGCTCCTCTCTTCAAATTATTAAGGGATAGATCTAAGCTTCAAGGAGCATGTGCTGTGTGTCCGTATAAAAACATATGTGGAGGATGCAGAGCAAGAGCATATGCATACTTCAACGATCCCATGGCACCTGATCCTGGCTGTCTCTATAACATTAAATACTGGAATAAACTAATAGAAGAAAACAAGACAGCCTCAAGGATTAAGATACAAGTAAAAAAGAAACATTAA